One Polaribacter sp. SA4-12 genomic window carries:
- a CDS encoding TlpA family protein disulfide reductase, giving the protein MKKITLLFISLFFMTSYAQEKRLWAKSFMNKKAPDLVVEKWLTKVPNTKDKFVLIDFWATWCGPCVKGISEMNAFSKEFAKDLVVIGISKESKFKIKRFKKATIKYYSAIDTKGRTSNELEIKGIPHCIIINPDGIVVWEGWPQLNNQELTSKVIQSLINANK; this is encoded by the coding sequence ATGAAAAAAATTACATTATTATTTATCAGCCTTTTTTTTATGACTTCTTATGCTCAAGAGAAACGATTATGGGCAAAGTCTTTTATGAATAAAAAAGCACCAGATTTAGTGGTAGAAAAATGGTTAACTAAAGTACCCAATACTAAAGATAAATTTGTTTTGATTGATTTTTGGGCAACTTGGTGTGGGCCTTGTGTGAAAGGAATTTCAGAAATGAATGCTTTTAGTAAAGAGTTTGCAAAAGATTTGGTTGTTATTGGTATTAGTAAGGAGTCTAAATTTAAGATTAAGAGATTTAAAAAGGCTACCATTAAATATTATAGTGCTATTGACACAAAAGGAAGAACGAGTAATGAGTTAGAAATTAAAGGGATTCCACATTGTATTATTATTAATCCTGATGGTATTGTTGTCTGGGAAGGTTGGCCACAATTAAATAACCAAGAACTTACTTCTAAAGTGATACAAAGTCTTATAAATGCTAATAAATAA
- a CDS encoding LuxR C-terminal-related transcriptional regulator encodes MPKSNSFGVSNGEYWFELTVNKSLKNKELIAYLPVHNIGEIGIYKFVDTKLEYLVSTGNNIGREEIPVDYKFPAFKINPEENRIFYLKVNFQKEANFPLKIISEKKFTSYISNKQVINSFYYGTCIVIIFLNFFFYLKLKDNSYLFYMLFLLSLMITFLLYDGSLINLFRGNSFYYKLEFLTHFSNEIWFLLFSIKFLDLNKRHPLITRLFFVFPALVLVFYILYFSTNNFVFSAIGDFIGISLFPILWFFGFYYLKQIPHARFYVLGYLLIVPFAVFFIIGFPFGFWEVHGEMLIIKIASWLDIFVFTYALSFKMDNSELEGNKKIISLQDHIENPETELPLKNEPQPKETYFYLLRENKLVINPLTLREIDILKAIFEGLNNTQVSEKLFISKNTVKYHVRNIYNKLNVSNRNELKEKASLLKKQQSTQKQILKVGG; translated from the coding sequence ATGCCAAAAAGCAATAGCTTTGGTGTTTCTAATGGTGAATACTGGTTTGAATTAACCGTAAATAAATCATTAAAAAACAAAGAACTAATTGCCTATTTACCAGTACATAATATAGGTGAAATTGGTATCTATAAATTTGTAGATACTAAATTAGAGTATCTAGTATCTACAGGAAATAATATTGGTAGAGAAGAAATTCCTGTAGATTATAAGTTTCCTGCTTTTAAAATTAATCCTGAAGAAAACCGAATATTTTATCTGAAAGTAAATTTCCAAAAAGAAGCTAACTTTCCTTTAAAAATTATCTCAGAAAAAAAATTTACTTCATATATTTCTAACAAACAAGTAATTAATAGTTTTTATTACGGTACTTGTATTGTAATTATCTTTTTAAATTTCTTTTTCTATTTAAAGTTAAAAGATAATAGCTACTTATTCTACATGCTGTTTCTTTTGTCTTTAATGATTACTTTTTTATTATATGATGGTTCTTTAATAAACCTATTTAGAGGAAATTCTTTCTATTATAAACTAGAGTTTTTAACTCATTTCTCTAACGAAATTTGGTTTTTATTATTCTCTATAAAGTTCTTAGACCTCAACAAAAGACATCCATTAATTACAAGGTTATTTTTTGTTTTTCCAGCATTAGTGCTTGTCTTTTACATATTATATTTTTCTACAAATAACTTTGTTTTTTCTGCAATTGGTGATTTTATAGGAATATCTCTATTCCCAATTTTGTGGTTTTTTGGGTTTTATTATCTAAAACAGATACCACATGCACGTTTTTATGTTTTAGGTTATTTACTAATCGTTCCTTTTGCCGTATTTTTTATTATAGGTTTTCCTTTTGGGTTTTGGGAAGTTCATGGAGAAATGCTCATTATAAAAATTGCAAGCTGGTTAGATATTTTTGTATTTACTTATGCTCTTAGCTTTAAAATGGATAATAGTGAATTAGAAGGAAATAAAAAAATAATAAGTCTACAAGACCATATTGAAAACCCTGAAACTGAATTGCCTTTAAAAAACGAACCTCAACCTAAAGAAACTTATTTTTATCTTTTAAGGGAAAATAAGTTAGTAATTAATCCGCTTACTTTAAGAGAAATTGACATTTTAAAAGCAATTTTCGAAGGCTTAAATAATACTCAGGTTAGTGAAAAATTATTTATCTCTAAAAACACGGTTAAATATCACGTTCGTAATATTTACAATAAGTTAAACGTGAGCAATAGAAATGAATTAAAAGAAAAAGCATCTTTATTAAAAAAACAACAAAGCACTCAAAAACAAATACTTAAGGTAGGTGGGTAG